From Asterias rubens chromosome 3, eAstRub1.3, whole genome shotgun sequence, the proteins below share one genomic window:
- the LOC117288000 gene encoding neuromedin-U receptor 2-like: protein MGVEISLQVIQTCAGIVGVVGNTLVCVVINRVKPMHTLTNSLIFNQAVIDLLGSLLTLVTANVGVPHPLSGWSGELYCRVWESKFFIWAFFASSTFSLTALTLERYFAIVFPFLYKRWFSKTMVALIITAVWVLGCVSSIYNLTYIVFDGHDSCVSVTHENSTVVGTMLFLFEYAIPLGVMLYAYLHITIVLKRSVRRIGGEGNVGTTVHHQQEAAAGGGQAASLVRARKNIFKTLFVVFCCFAICWTPNKIIFFMFNFGWPLDFNGALYAISVALVVSNSAINPIIYAIKYRQFRRGFCIMVGRARLSDNCDVFLNTTG, encoded by the coding sequence ATGGGTGTCGAAATCTCTCTGCAAGTGATACAGACTTGTGCTGGCATCGTAGGAGTAGTTGGAAATACATTGGTTTGTGTAGTCATTAATCGCGTAAAGCCAATGCATACTCTGACCAATAGCTTGATCTTCAACCAGGCAGTTATCGATCTACTGGGTTCACTCTTAACCCTGGTAACTGCTAATGTCGGGGTTCCTCATCCGCTCTCGGGCTGGAGTGGTGAGCTGTATTGCCGAGTATGGGAGTCCAAATTCTTCATCTGGGCTTTCTTCGCATCTTCGACCTTCAGCCTCACTGCTCTAACTCTGGAGAGATACTTTGCTATTGTATTTCCATTTTTATACAAGAGATGgtttagtaaaacaatggttGCTCTGATCATCACGGCAGTGTGGGTTTTAGGATGCGTCAGTTCGATCTACAACTTAACGTACATAGTTTTCGACGGTCACGATTCGTGTGTTTCGGTGACTCACGAGAACTCCACGGTTGTAGGCACCATGTTGTTTTTGTTCGAGTACGCCATTCCACTTGGTGTAATGCTGTATGCATACCTTCACATTACTATCGTGTTGAAGAGAAGTGTTCGTCGCATTGGAGGGGAGGGTAACGTTGGAACCACCGTCCATCACCAGCAGGAAGCCGCCGCCGGTGGCGGCCAGGCAGCCTCTCTCGTCCGTGCTCGCAAGAACATCTTCAAGACGCTCTTCGTAGTATTCTGCTGCTTCGCGATATGCTGGACACCAAACAAGATTATTTTCTTCATGTTTAACTTTGGCTGGCCGCTGGACTTCAACGGGGCTCTGTATGCGATATCCGTGGCACTGGTAGTCTCCAACTCAGCGATCAACCCCATCATTTACGCCATCAAGTACCGTCAGTTTAGGCGGGGTTTTTGTATTATGGTGGGTCGCGCACGCCTCTCAGATAACTGTGACGTGTTTTTAAATACCACCGGCTGA